In Amycolatopsis jiangsuensis, the following proteins share a genomic window:
- a CDS encoding MFS transporter codes for MTPLVASAVLNPINSTLIAVALVPIGQAFGAGPERTAWLISALYLATAVGQPVVGLLVDRYGARRVLVGGALVVIIAAIGGMIPVSVEWLTGVRAVLGIGTCAGFPAAMAVLRKRADALGQGVPARVLSVLSLSSQTIMVIGPTLGGVLISLFGWPAIFAVNLPLAGISLLLAVLWVPKDAPARAAGAPKPARIDLAGIALFSAALLVLLCYLMAPGIGDLWLLAAAIAVGGVFTWVELRVRTPFIDLRMLAANRAILRTYLRQALSFMAIYAIMFGYVQWLEEGRGFSESVAGLMLLPMSAVAVVAAALSGRPTGVRARLLVVAGALVAGSVALLFVDDSTWPAGLLGLVAVFGLAQGLTSVANQTTLYREAPAETIGTASGLFRTAQYLGAIVASTVIAQCYGGHADSGGLHRLAVVLVVISGLLLLVTAADRGLRRAESRPRLG; via the coding sequence GTGACCCCACTGGTCGCGAGCGCGGTGCTGAACCCGATCAACTCCACGCTGATCGCCGTCGCGCTGGTGCCGATCGGACAGGCCTTCGGTGCCGGTCCGGAACGCACCGCCTGGCTCATCTCCGCGCTGTACCTGGCCACCGCGGTCGGGCAGCCGGTGGTCGGGCTGCTGGTGGACCGCTACGGGGCGCGGCGCGTGCTGGTCGGCGGCGCGCTGGTGGTGATCATCGCCGCGATCGGCGGGATGATCCCGGTTTCGGTGGAGTGGCTGACCGGCGTGCGCGCGGTGCTCGGCATCGGCACCTGCGCCGGCTTCCCGGCCGCGATGGCGGTGCTGCGCAAGCGGGCGGACGCGCTCGGCCAGGGCGTGCCGGCGCGGGTGCTGTCGGTGCTGTCGCTGTCCTCGCAGACGATCATGGTGATCGGCCCGACCCTCGGCGGGGTGCTGATCAGCCTGTTCGGCTGGCCGGCGATCTTCGCGGTGAACCTGCCGCTGGCCGGGATCTCCTTGCTGCTGGCCGTCCTCTGGGTGCCGAAGGACGCGCCGGCGCGGGCCGCGGGCGCGCCGAAACCGGCGCGGATCGACCTGGCCGGCATCGCGTTGTTCTCCGCGGCGCTGCTGGTGCTGCTGTGCTACCTGATGGCACCCGGCATCGGTGATCTGTGGCTGCTCGCCGCGGCGATCGCGGTGGGCGGCGTGTTCACGTGGGTGGAGCTGCGCGTCCGCACGCCGTTCATCGACCTGCGGATGCTTGCGGCCAACCGCGCGATCCTGCGCACCTACCTGCGTCAGGCGCTGAGCTTCATGGCGATCTACGCGATCATGTTCGGCTACGTCCAGTGGCTCGAGGAGGGCCGCGGCTTCTCCGAGTCCGTGGCCGGGCTGATGCTCCTGCCGATGTCCGCGGTGGCGGTGGTCGCGGCCGCGCTGTCCGGGCGGCCGACCGGCGTCCGCGCCCGGCTGCTCGTCGTCGCGGGCGCGCTCGTGGCCGGTTCGGTCGCGCTGCTGTTCGTCGACGATTCCACCTGGCCGGCCGGGCTGCTCGGCCTGGTCGCGGTGTTCGGGCTCGCGCAGGGCCTGACCAGCGTGGCCAACCAGACCACGCTGTACCGCGAGGCGCCCGCGGAGACGATCGGGACCGCGAGCGGGCTGTTCCGGACCGCGCAGTACCTCGGCGCGATCGTCGCTTCCACGGTGATCGCCCAGTGCTACGGCGGGCACGCGGATTCGGGCGGGCTGCACCGGCTCGCCGTGGTGCTCGTGGTGATCAGCGGGCTGCTGCTGCTCGTGACGGCCGCCGACCGCGGGTTGCGGCGGGCCGAATCCCGCCCCCGGCTTGGGTAA
- the folC gene encoding bifunctional tetrahydrofolate synthase/dihydrofolate synthase, producing the protein MPRGEGGGPEGPFGAEESEEPEGGPRRRPDLADPDSFAGVDELGGPGDEEEDGTEPDLDAPDAAYTVGGGSRGGIGGIGQLGDNLALGPVPDLVAGADAELHELDDEGSTEQPGDENGPEARRALMAVETELNQRWPETKIEPSLARIQALVTLLGEPQRGYPVLHVAGTNGKGSVTRMIDSLLTRMGLRVGRYTSPHLQLVTERIALDGLPISAARYAELFEDIAPYVAMVDGASEDGVPMSKFEVLTGMAFAAFSDAPAEVAVLEAGMGGAWDATNVADGQVAVLTPIGLDHTDYLGPTAVDAAREKAGIIKPGSVAVLAEQDTDVLNVLLERAVEVDAAVARAGSEFGVLEREVAVGGQLLKLQGLGGVYDEIFLPLHGAHQAANAALALAAVEAFFGAGKDKQLVLEAVREGFAEVTNPGRLERVRAAPAVMVDAAHNPMGARALAATVTDEFAFRRLVAVVGVLTDKDARGILEALEPVVSDVVVTRNSSPRSMPLDELAELASAVFGEERVLADPDLGTAIETAIGLVEQSEDPEEPLSGGGVLVTGSVVTAGEARTLFGKEPA; encoded by the coding sequence GTGCCGCGTGGTGAGGGCGGCGGCCCCGAGGGGCCGTTCGGTGCCGAGGAATCCGAAGAGCCCGAGGGCGGCCCGCGCCGGCGGCCCGATCTCGCGGATCCGGACAGCTTCGCCGGTGTCGACGAACTCGGCGGACCCGGTGACGAGGAAGAGGACGGCACCGAGCCCGACCTGGACGCTCCCGACGCGGCGTACACCGTGGGCGGCGGCTCGCGTGGCGGGATCGGCGGCATCGGCCAGCTCGGCGACAACCTCGCCCTCGGCCCGGTGCCGGACCTGGTCGCCGGCGCCGACGCCGAGCTGCACGAGCTGGACGACGAGGGCAGCACGGAGCAGCCCGGCGACGAGAACGGCCCGGAGGCGCGCCGTGCGCTGATGGCGGTCGAGACCGAGCTGAACCAGCGGTGGCCCGAGACGAAGATCGAACCTTCGCTGGCCCGGATCCAGGCGCTGGTGACACTGCTGGGCGAACCGCAGCGCGGCTACCCGGTGCTGCACGTGGCCGGAACCAACGGCAAGGGCTCGGTCACCCGCATGATCGACTCGCTGCTCACCCGCATGGGTCTGCGGGTCGGCCGCTACACCAGTCCGCACCTGCAGCTGGTCACCGAGCGGATCGCACTCGACGGGCTGCCGATCTCCGCGGCACGCTACGCCGAGCTGTTCGAGGACATCGCGCCGTACGTCGCGATGGTCGACGGGGCGAGCGAGGACGGCGTGCCGATGAGCAAGTTCGAGGTGCTCACCGGGATGGCGTTCGCCGCGTTCTCCGACGCGCCGGCGGAGGTCGCGGTGCTCGAGGCCGGGATGGGCGGCGCATGGGACGCCACCAACGTGGCCGACGGCCAGGTCGCGGTGCTCACCCCGATCGGCCTCGACCACACCGACTACCTGGGCCCCACCGCGGTGGACGCGGCGCGGGAGAAGGCCGGGATCATCAAGCCCGGCTCCGTCGCGGTGCTCGCCGAACAGGACACCGACGTGCTGAACGTGCTGCTCGAGCGTGCTGTCGAGGTGGACGCCGCGGTGGCCCGCGCGGGCAGCGAGTTCGGCGTGCTGGAGCGCGAGGTCGCGGTGGGCGGCCAGCTGCTGAAGCTGCAGGGCCTCGGCGGGGTGTACGACGAGATCTTCCTGCCGCTGCACGGCGCGCACCAGGCGGCGAACGCCGCGCTCGCGCTCGCCGCGGTCGAGGCGTTCTTCGGCGCGGGCAAGGACAAGCAGCTCGTGCTGGAGGCGGTGCGCGAGGGCTTCGCCGAGGTGACCAACCCCGGCAGGCTGGAGCGGGTGCGGGCGGCTCCGGCCGTCATGGTCGATGCCGCGCACAATCCGATGGGCGCGCGGGCGCTCGCGGCCACGGTCACCGACGAGTTCGCGTTCCGCCGGCTGGTCGCCGTCGTCGGGGTGCTGACCGACAAGGACGCCCGCGGCATCCTGGAAGCGCTGGAGCCGGTGGTCTCGGACGTCGTGGTCACCCGCAATTCCTCGCCGCGCTCGATGCCGCTCGACGAACTCGCCGAGCTGGCGTCCGCGGTGTTCGGTGAGGAACGCGTACTGGCCGATCCGGATCTGGGCACCGCGATCGAGACCGCGATCGGCCTGGTCGAGCAGTCCGAGGATCCGGAGGAGCCGCTGTCCGGCGGCGGGGTCCTGGTCACCGGTTCGGTGGTCACCGCGGGCGAGGCACGCACGCTGTTCGGAAAGGAGCCGGCATGA
- a CDS encoding class I SAM-dependent methyltransferase — translation MPFDHNHHYHPRLLRLVPPGPGRALDVGCGEGRFARRLAAAGLTVDGIDTSAAMVARAAAAGSPGPGTVSYRQADVTAEALEPGAYGFISCLASLHHMPFDTVLEFRRALVPGGVLAVLGCARSSTPRDFARLLAAVPVNAAARLVVAAGDRLNGGADPVRAAPVRTEFPGLADVRRDAERLLPGCEIRPLLFWRYLLSFRKPWEHGESVDHPPTG, via the coding sequence ATGCCGTTCGACCACAACCACCACTACCACCCGCGGCTGCTGCGGCTCGTCCCGCCGGGACCGGGCCGGGCACTCGACGTCGGCTGCGGCGAAGGCCGGTTCGCCCGGCGCCTGGCCGCGGCGGGCCTGACCGTGGACGGGATCGACACCTCCGCGGCGATGGTGGCCCGTGCGGCGGCCGCCGGATCCCCGGGACCGGGCACGGTGTCCTACCGGCAGGCGGACGTCACCGCGGAGGCACTGGAACCCGGCGCGTACGGCTTCATCTCGTGCCTGGCGTCACTGCACCACATGCCGTTCGACACGGTGCTGGAGTTCCGCCGGGCACTCGTCCCCGGCGGCGTGCTGGCGGTGCTGGGCTGCGCCCGTTCCAGCACGCCGCGCGACTTCGCTCGGCTGCTCGCCGCGGTTCCGGTGAACGCCGCGGCCCGGCTCGTGGTCGCGGCCGGGGACCGGCTCAACGGCGGCGCCGACCCGGTGCGCGCGGCACCGGTGCGGACGGAGTTCCCCGGGCTGGCGGACGTGCGCCGTGACGCGGAGCGGCTGCTGCCCGGCTGTGAGATCCGTCCGCTGCTGTTCTGGCGGTACCTGCTCAGCTTCCGGAAACCGTGGGAGCACGGGGAATCCGTGGATCACCCGCCTACCGGGTGA
- a CDS encoding DUF4233 domain-containing protein: MSEHGTSEPAAAARPPAKDPMKGFRGVLSGTLIMEAITVALALPVVAKLGGGVTSFTGWAVIAIAVALIVLCGLLKHRWAIPVVLVLQLALIAMAFVLPAIAILGVLFLAAFLWFLWMRRDVARRMAAGTLASQQHQA, from the coding sequence ATGAGCGAGCACGGCACTTCGGAGCCGGCCGCGGCGGCCCGCCCGCCGGCGAAGGACCCGATGAAGGGGTTCCGCGGGGTCCTGTCCGGGACGCTGATCATGGAGGCCATCACGGTCGCGCTGGCGCTGCCCGTGGTGGCGAAGCTCGGTGGCGGCGTCACGAGCTTCACCGGCTGGGCGGTGATCGCCATCGCCGTGGCGCTGATCGTGCTGTGTGGACTGCTCAAGCACCGGTGGGCGATCCCGGTGGTGCTGGTGCTGCAGCTCGCGTTGATCGCGATGGCCTTCGTGCTGCCCGCGATCGCCATCCTCGGGGTGCTGTTCCTGGCGGCGTTCCTGTGGTTCCTGTGGATGCGCCGCGACGTCGCCCGCCGGATGGCGGCCGGCACGCTGGCGAGCCAGCAGCACCAGGCCTGA
- a CDS encoding FdhF/YdeP family oxidoreductase translates to MTREAPAEDVDEARIEVGKPKTWAAGIPGVAVSLARGVEQMGVGRTARTLRLLNQRAGFDCPGCAWPEPRQADGEKRKLAEFCENGAKAVAEEATKRQVGREFFAAHPVPELAERTDYWLGQQGRITEPFVLREGGTHYEPISWDDAFALVAGELRGLTSPDEAIFYTSGRTSNEAAFAYQLLVRSFGTNNLPDCSNMCHESSGAALSAATGVGKGSVTLADLHRADLIVVVGQNPGTNHPRMLSALEEAKGNGARIVAVNPLPEAGLMRFKNPQNVRGVAGKGSPLADEFAQIRVGGDLALFQAVGHLLLEWEETAPGSIVDREFVESETLGFEDWAKQLREVDWPEIGRATGLDRAQIERIARMIAGSERTIYCWAMGLTQHKHAVPTISEIANLALARGMIGRPGAGLCPVRGHSNVQGDRTMGVWEKMPEKFMDSLDREFGLAVPRKHGWDTVDSIRAMRDGLGKVFFAMGGNFASATPDSERTAEALRSCSLTVHVSTKLNRSHVVPGRTALILPTLGRTERDVQESGPQFVTVEDSMSQVHASRGRLAPASEHLLSEVAIVCRLAERLLGPDHAVPWRSFEQDYDLIRDRIAAVVPGCQDYNRRVREPDGFTLPHPPRDSRQFTGTATGKGMFTVSGLEYPEVPEGRLLLQTLRSHDQYNTTIYGLSDRYRGIEDGRRVVFAHPEDLAALGVADGEIVDLVSEWLDGERRAPAFRAVAYPTARGCAGAYFPEANALVPLDSVAEKSNTPVSKAIVVRLEPHHHA, encoded by the coding sequence ATGACCCGTGAAGCGCCGGCCGAAGACGTGGACGAAGCCCGTATCGAAGTGGGCAAGCCGAAAACCTGGGCGGCCGGGATTCCCGGTGTGGCGGTGTCGCTCGCCCGCGGCGTCGAGCAGATGGGTGTCGGCCGTACCGCGCGGACGCTGCGCCTGCTCAACCAGCGCGCCGGATTCGACTGCCCGGGCTGTGCCTGGCCGGAGCCGCGGCAGGCCGACGGTGAGAAGCGCAAGCTCGCCGAATTCTGCGAGAACGGCGCGAAAGCGGTCGCCGAAGAAGCCACGAAGCGTCAGGTCGGGCGGGAGTTCTTCGCCGCGCATCCGGTGCCGGAGCTGGCCGAGCGCACCGATTACTGGCTCGGCCAGCAGGGCCGGATCACCGAGCCGTTCGTGCTGCGCGAGGGCGGCACGCACTACGAGCCGATTTCCTGGGACGACGCGTTCGCGCTGGTCGCCGGCGAGCTGCGCGGGCTGACGAGCCCGGACGAGGCGATCTTCTACACCTCCGGCCGCACCAGCAACGAGGCCGCGTTCGCCTACCAGCTGCTCGTGCGCTCGTTCGGCACGAACAACCTGCCGGACTGCTCGAACATGTGCCACGAGTCCTCCGGCGCGGCGCTGTCGGCGGCCACCGGCGTCGGCAAGGGCTCGGTGACGCTGGCCGACCTGCACCGCGCCGACCTGATCGTGGTCGTCGGGCAGAACCCGGGCACCAATCACCCGCGCATGCTCTCGGCACTGGAAGAGGCCAAGGGCAACGGTGCGCGGATCGTGGCGGTGAACCCGCTGCCCGAAGCCGGGCTGATGCGGTTCAAGAACCCGCAGAACGTGCGCGGGGTGGCCGGCAAGGGTTCGCCGCTGGCCGACGAGTTCGCGCAGATCCGCGTCGGCGGGGACCTGGCACTGTTCCAGGCGGTCGGGCATCTGCTGCTGGAGTGGGAGGAAACGGCGCCGGGGTCGATCGTCGACCGGGAGTTCGTGGAGAGCGAGACGCTCGGCTTCGAGGACTGGGCCAAGCAGCTGCGGGAGGTCGACTGGCCGGAGATCGGACGTGCCACCGGCCTGGACCGCGCGCAGATCGAACGGATCGCCCGGATGATCGCCGGGTCCGAGCGCACCATCTACTGCTGGGCGATGGGCCTGACCCAGCACAAGCACGCGGTGCCCACGATTTCGGAGATCGCGAACCTGGCGCTGGCCCGCGGCATGATCGGCCGGCCGGGCGCCGGACTGTGCCCGGTCCGCGGCCACTCGAACGTGCAGGGCGACCGGACCATGGGCGTCTGGGAGAAGATGCCCGAGAAGTTCATGGACTCCCTGGACCGCGAGTTCGGCCTCGCCGTGCCACGCAAGCACGGCTGGGACACCGTCGACTCGATCCGCGCCATGCGGGACGGGCTGGGCAAGGTGTTCTTCGCGATGGGCGGCAACTTCGCCTCGGCCACCCCGGATTCCGAGCGCACGGCCGAAGCACTGCGGTCCTGTTCGCTCACCGTGCACGTGTCGACGAAACTCAACCGTTCGCACGTCGTGCCGGGGCGCACCGCGTTGATCCTGCCGACGCTCGGACGCACGGAACGGGACGTGCAGGAGTCCGGGCCACAGTTCGTGACCGTCGAGGATTCGATGTCGCAGGTGCACGCTTCACGCGGGCGGCTGGCCCCGGCGAGCGAGCATCTGCTGTCCGAAGTCGCGATCGTGTGCCGGCTCGCCGAGCGGCTGCTCGGGCCGGACCACGCGGTGCCGTGGCGGTCGTTCGAACAGGACTACGACCTCATCCGCGACCGCATCGCGGCCGTGGTCCCCGGTTGCCAGGACTACAACCGGCGGGTCCGGGAACCGGACGGGTTCACGTTGCCCCATCCGCCGCGGGACTCGCGCCAGTTCACCGGGACGGCCACCGGCAAGGGCATGTTCACCGTGTCCGGCCTGGAATACCCGGAAGTGCCCGAGGGCAGGCTGCTGCTGCAGACCCTGCGTAGCCACGATCAGTACAACACCACCATCTACGGGTTGTCCGACCGCTACCGCGGCATCGAGGACGGCCGCCGCGTGGTGTTCGCGCATCCGGAGGACCTGGCCGCCCTGGGCGTCGCGGACGGCGAAATCGTGGACCTGGTCTCGGAATGGCTCGACGGCGAACGCCGGGCGCCGGCCTTCCGCGCCGTGGCCTACCCGACCGCCCGCGGCTGCGCGGGCGCCTACTTCCCGGAGGCGAACGCGCTGGTACCGCTGGACTCTGTCGCGGAGAAGTCGAACACGCCGGTGTCGAAGGCGATCGTGGTGCGGCTCGAACCACACCACCACGCCTGA
- a CDS encoding SGNH/GDSL hydrolase family protein — translation MRTTRIVLAVLAVLALLGTSATAASAQPRGFRHYVALGDSYTAGPLIPLQRLDPLGCARSTANYPALLAVALHVPRFTDISCSGADTGDLTQAQDVPLGVNPPQLSALRPDTDLVTVGIGGNDSGVFGSLVGTCPGLRASDPSGNPCQRHFTVDGVDTMKALLAATSENVRQVLAEIHARAPRAEVLAIGYPRIAPESGSCPDVLPFADGDYAWLSSVEEALNAAVEQAVAADGDASYVDTFTPSAGHDACARTGAAWINGKDTKLLAAAAYHPLPIGMAGIAGVIRHHLADH, via the coding sequence ATGCGCACCACCCGGATCGTGCTCGCCGTACTGGCCGTGCTCGCGTTGCTCGGCACCTCGGCGACGGCCGCGTCCGCGCAGCCACGCGGTTTCCGCCACTACGTCGCGCTCGGCGATTCCTACACGGCCGGACCGCTGATTCCGCTGCAGCGGCTCGATCCGCTGGGCTGCGCGAGATCCACGGCGAACTATCCGGCGCTGCTCGCGGTGGCCCTGCACGTGCCCCGCTTCACCGACATCAGCTGTTCCGGCGCGGACACCGGCGACCTGACGCAGGCGCAGGACGTGCCGCTGGGCGTCAACCCGCCGCAGCTGTCCGCGCTGCGTCCGGACACCGATCTGGTCACGGTCGGCATCGGCGGCAACGATTCCGGCGTGTTCGGCTCGCTCGTGGGCACCTGCCCGGGGTTGCGCGCGAGTGACCCCTCCGGAAATCCCTGCCAGCGGCATTTCACCGTGGACGGCGTGGACACGATGAAGGCGCTGCTCGCGGCCACCAGTGAGAACGTGCGGCAGGTGCTGGCCGAGATCCACGCGCGTGCGCCACGGGCCGAGGTGCTCGCGATCGGCTATCCGCGGATCGCCCCGGAGTCCGGTTCCTGCCCGGACGTCCTCCCGTTCGCCGACGGCGACTACGCCTGGCTTTCCAGCGTCGAGGAAGCCCTGAACGCGGCGGTCGAACAGGCCGTGGCAGCGGACGGCGATGCGTCCTATGTAGACACTTTCACGCCGTCGGCCGGGCACGACGCCTGCGCCCGCACCGGCGCGGCGTGGATCAACGGCAAGGACACGAAGCTGCTGGCCGCGGCCGCCTACCACCCGCTGCCGATCGGAATGGCCGGCATCGCCGGCGTCATCCGGCACCACCTGGCCGACCACTGA
- a CDS encoding valine--tRNA ligase, protein MTENAPQQKTDLPGAWDPAAEEAPLYDRWVAAGYFTADATSDKPPFSIVLPPPNVTGSLHMGHALNHTLMDAMSRRRRMQGYEVLWLPGMDHAGIATQNVVERQLAGEGLSRHDLGRERFVERVWEWKAEYGGRILGQMKRLGDGVDWSRERFTMDENLSKAVQTVFKNFYDAGLIYRAERIINWCPRCQTALSDIEVDHSEDEGELVSIRYGEGENAIVVATTRAETMLGDTGIAVHPDDERYAHLVGTQVELPLTGRKIPIVADRHVDPEFGTGAVKVTPAHDPNDFEIGRRHDLPMLTVMNERAEITVAGPFDGLDRFEARPAVVAALREQGRIVAEKRPYLHSVGHCSRCDTVVEPRLSLQWWVKVAELAKAAGDAVRDGRTRIHPADLEKRYFDWVDNMHDWTISRQLWWGHRIPVWYGPDGEVVCVGPDEQPPAGEGWTQDPDVLDTWFSSGLWPMSTMGWPSSSADLAKFYPTSVLSTGYDILFFWVVRMMMFGVQEMDGRQPFDHVYLHGLIRDANGKKMSKSRGNVIDPLEWMDTYGADATRFTLARGANPGADMALADEWAAGSRNFCTKLWNASKFAMMNGADATGPLPAAAELTEADRWILGRLAALVSEVDELFEEFQFAKVANALYQFTWNELCDWYLELAKVQLYQGDSVRVEATRTVLGHVLDAVLRLLHPFVPFVTEKLWTALTGGESLVIAAWPEPVGGYADPAADARVADVQKLITEIRRFRADQGLKPGQKVVARLTGDGFPAGHENAIRSLVRLTPPDDGFTVSASLEVSLAGGVVTVELDTSGTIDVAAERKRLQKDLGAAQKELAQTDGKLGNESFIAKAPAQVIEKIKLRRETAVADITRIEARLGLLPQNSLPQQS, encoded by the coding sequence GTGACCGAGAACGCTCCGCAGCAGAAAACCGACCTTCCGGGTGCCTGGGACCCGGCCGCCGAGGAAGCACCCCTCTACGACCGCTGGGTAGCGGCCGGGTACTTCACGGCCGACGCCACGTCGGACAAGCCGCCGTTCTCGATCGTACTGCCGCCGCCGAACGTCACCGGCAGCCTGCACATGGGGCACGCGCTCAACCACACCCTGATGGACGCGATGAGCCGCCGCCGCCGCATGCAGGGCTACGAGGTGCTGTGGCTGCCGGGCATGGACCACGCGGGCATCGCGACCCAGAACGTGGTCGAGCGCCAGCTCGCCGGCGAGGGCCTGTCCCGCCACGATCTCGGCCGCGAGAGGTTCGTCGAGCGGGTGTGGGAGTGGAAGGCCGAGTACGGCGGCCGGATCCTCGGCCAGATGAAGCGCCTCGGCGACGGCGTCGACTGGTCGCGCGAGCGGTTCACCATGGACGAGAACCTGTCCAAGGCCGTCCAGACCGTCTTCAAGAACTTCTACGACGCGGGCCTCATCTACCGCGCCGAGCGGATCATCAACTGGTGCCCGCGCTGCCAGACCGCGCTGTCGGACATCGAGGTGGACCACAGCGAGGACGAGGGCGAACTCGTCTCGATCCGGTACGGCGAGGGCGAGAACGCCATCGTCGTGGCCACCACCCGCGCGGAGACGATGCTGGGCGACACCGGCATCGCCGTGCACCCGGACGACGAGCGCTACGCGCACCTGGTCGGCACGCAGGTCGAGCTCCCGCTCACCGGGCGGAAGATCCCGATCGTCGCCGACCGGCACGTGGACCCGGAGTTCGGCACCGGCGCGGTGAAGGTGACCCCGGCGCACGATCCGAACGACTTCGAGATCGGCCGCAGGCACGACCTGCCGATGCTGACCGTGATGAACGAGCGTGCGGAGATCACCGTGGCCGGCCCGTTCGATGGCCTCGACCGGTTCGAGGCGCGGCCCGCCGTGGTCGCCGCGCTGCGCGAGCAGGGCCGGATCGTCGCGGAGAAGCGGCCGTACCTGCACTCGGTGGGACACTGCTCACGCTGTGACACCGTGGTGGAGCCGCGGCTTTCCCTGCAGTGGTGGGTGAAGGTCGCGGAGCTGGCCAAGGCCGCGGGCGACGCGGTGCGCGACGGCCGCACCAGGATCCACCCCGCCGACCTGGAGAAGCGCTACTTCGACTGGGTCGACAACATGCACGACTGGACGATCTCGCGGCAGCTGTGGTGGGGCCACCGGATCCCGGTCTGGTACGGCCCGGACGGCGAGGTCGTCTGCGTCGGCCCGGACGAGCAGCCGCCCGCGGGCGAGGGCTGGACGCAGGATCCCGACGTGCTGGACACCTGGTTCTCCTCCGGCCTGTGGCCGATGTCCACCATGGGCTGGCCGTCGTCCTCGGCGGATCTGGCGAAGTTCTATCCGACCAGCGTGCTGTCCACCGGCTACGACATCCTGTTCTTCTGGGTCGTGCGGATGATGATGTTCGGCGTGCAGGAGATGGACGGGCGCCAGCCGTTCGACCACGTCTACCTGCACGGCCTGATCCGCGACGCGAACGGCAAGAAGATGTCCAAATCGCGGGGCAACGTGATCGACCCGCTGGAGTGGATGGACACCTACGGCGCGGACGCCACCCGGTTCACCCTCGCCCGCGGCGCGAACCCGGGCGCGGACATGGCGCTTGCCGACGAATGGGCAGCCGGCTCCCGCAACTTCTGCACGAAACTCTGGAACGCCAGCAAGTTCGCGATGATGAACGGCGCGGACGCGACCGGCCCGCTGCCCGCCGCCGCCGAGCTGACCGAGGCCGACCGCTGGATCCTCGGCAGGCTCGCCGCGCTCGTGTCCGAAGTGGACGAACTGTTCGAGGAGTTCCAGTTCGCCAAGGTCGCGAACGCGCTGTACCAGTTCACCTGGAACGAGCTGTGCGACTGGTACCTGGAGCTGGCGAAGGTCCAGCTGTACCAAGGCGATTCCGTTCGGGTCGAGGCGACGCGCACCGTGCTCGGGCACGTGCTGGACGCGGTGCTGCGGCTGCTGCACCCGTTCGTGCCGTTCGTCACCGAGAAGCTGTGGACCGCGCTCACCGGCGGTGAGTCGCTGGTGATCGCGGCGTGGCCGGAGCCGGTCGGCGGATACGCCGACCCGGCGGCCGACGCGCGCGTCGCGGACGTGCAGAAACTGATCACCGAGATCCGCCGCTTCCGGGCCGACCAAGGACTCAAGCCGGGCCAGAAGGTGGTCGCCCGGCTCACCGGCGACGGTTTCCCGGCCGGACACGAGAACGCGATCCGCTCGCTGGTCCGGCTCACCCCGCCCGACGACGGGTTCACGGTGAGCGCATCGCTGGAGGTGTCGCTCGCCGGCGGCGTCGTCACCGTGGAGCTGGACACCTCCGGCACGATCGACGTCGCCGCCGAACGCAAGCGACTGCAGAAGGACCTCGGCGCGGCGCAGAAGGAACTCGCCCAGACCGACGGCAAACTCGGCAACGAGTCGTTCATCGCCAAGGCCCCCGCGCAGGTCATCGAGAAAATCAAACTACGCCGCGAAACCGCGGTCGCGGACATCACCCGCATCGAGGCGAGGTTGGGACTTTTGCCTCAGAATTCTCTGCCTCAGCAAAGCTGA
- a CDS encoding MarR family winged helix-turn-helix transcriptional regulator — protein MSSVPPHVAESAGWLRGVVGQLHRRLRQVDNAGILTPSQSAVLNRLHRDGPATQGELAAAEHVRQQSMAATLSVLDSLGYLSRTPDPADGRRTVLALSELGAKTVVGISQHREEWLAAALGAELTAEELETVRRALPLLQRVAQR, from the coding sequence ATGAGTTCCGTTCCCCCGCACGTCGCCGAGTCGGCGGGCTGGCTCCGGGGCGTGGTGGGCCAGCTGCACCGCAGGCTGCGCCAGGTCGACAACGCCGGAATCCTCACACCGTCGCAGAGTGCCGTGCTGAACCGGCTGCATCGCGACGGCCCGGCCACGCAGGGTGAGCTGGCCGCGGCCGAGCACGTGCGGCAGCAGTCGATGGCCGCCACGCTCTCCGTGCTCGACTCGCTCGGCTACCTCAGCCGCACGCCCGACCCCGCGGACGGGCGGCGCACCGTGCTCGCGCTGTCCGAGCTCGGGGCCAAGACCGTCGTCGGGATCAGCCAGCACCGCGAGGAATGGCTCGCCGCCGCGCTCGGCGCGGAGTTGACCGCCGAGGAACTCGAAACCGTCCGGCGCGCGCTGCCTCTGCTGCAGCGCGTCGCCCAGCGCTGA